One genomic window of Haloferax mediterranei ATCC 33500 includes the following:
- a CDS encoding bifunctional biotin--[acetyl-CoA-carboxylase] synthetase/biotin operon repressor: MSDTRRTLLDALAEGPVSGPDLADRLGVSRAAVWKHVESLRDDGFGVESTSDGYTITDVPEYGGPAIEYGLEADYDVEFHEVLASSNDRARELAADGATDVAVIAREQSASKGRKGREWSAPDGGVWMSLLVRPDEPPAHAPLYTLAMAVAVCDAAREAGVDASIKWPNDVIVSRPPQRATNDGSSGASASDGGIASEASNRSADSGESDRGYKKLCGILTEMEGEADRISWLIIGPGTNVNLDPETLPEGATSIAAEAGPVERRVFVQRVLERFEELRDDLDSVLLAWRERADTLGRQVRVHTASGVVEGKAVDVEHPGTLVVQTDEGETRVHAGDCEHLRPATDDSR; the protein is encoded by the coding sequence GGACCGACTCGGCGTCTCTCGCGCCGCGGTCTGGAAGCACGTCGAATCACTCCGCGATGACGGCTTCGGCGTCGAGAGTACAAGTGATGGGTACACCATAACCGACGTTCCCGAATACGGTGGCCCGGCTATCGAGTACGGACTGGAGGCCGACTACGACGTGGAGTTCCACGAGGTTCTTGCCTCGTCGAACGACCGCGCTCGCGAACTCGCCGCCGACGGCGCGACGGACGTGGCCGTCATCGCTCGCGAGCAGTCCGCCAGCAAGGGCCGGAAGGGACGCGAGTGGTCCGCACCCGACGGCGGCGTCTGGATGAGCCTGCTCGTCCGGCCCGACGAGCCACCGGCGCACGCACCGCTGTACACGCTCGCGATGGCCGTCGCCGTCTGCGATGCGGCGCGTGAAGCAGGTGTTGATGCGAGTATCAAGTGGCCGAATGACGTTATCGTGAGTCGTCCGCCGCAGCGGGCGACGAACGATGGCTCGTCGGGCGCATCAGCGTCCGACGGGGGGATTGCGAGCGAAGCGAGCAATCGTTCGGCTGACTCTGGCGAGTCTGACCGCGGCTACAAAAAGCTCTGCGGCATCCTCACCGAGATGGAAGGTGAAGCCGACCGCATCTCGTGGTTAATCATCGGACCCGGTACCAACGTCAACCTCGACCCCGAGACGCTCCCGGAGGGTGCGACGAGTATCGCCGCCGAAGCCGGCCCGGTCGAACGCCGCGTGTTCGTCCAGCGGGTACTCGAACGGTTCGAAGAACTGCGAGATGACCTCGATAGCGTCCTCCTGGCGTGGCGCGAGCGGGCCGACACGCTCGGCAGACAGGTTCGCGTCCACACCGCAAGCGGCGTGGTCGAAGGAAAAGCGGTGGACGTAGAGCACCCCGGAACACTCGTCGTCCAAACCGACGAGGGTGAGACACGCGTCCACGCCGGCGACTGCGAACACCTGCGCCCGGCAACTGACGACAGTCGCTGA